The DNA region AGATTGGTCCAAACTCCTACATTGGGAAGGTAATATTCTACCTCTCCTGTTTCCGAGAATATAGGTGCTACTAATAGGGAGTCTCCTAACATATACTCCCTGTCTAAAAAATGGCATGTAGGATCTTCTTCAAATTCAAGTACCATTGCTCTTAGCATTGGAATTCCCTTTTCAACTGCTTCTATTGCCTTTGCGTATAGATATGGCATAAGATTACATTTTAAGTTTACAAAAAATCTCAACACATCTACTGCTTCTTCATCATACACCCATGGTACTTTATAATCATGATTTCCATGGAGTCTGGAATGGGAAGAAAGAAGTCCAAAGGCAACCCACCTTTTATATAGATCAGGGGTTGCAGAGCTGTCGAATCCTGCTATATCATGACTCCAAAAACCAAATCCACAAAGTCCTAAGGACAATCCTCCTCTTAAGGTTTCTGCCATGGACTCATAAGTAGAGAGACAATCTCCTCCCCAATGTACTGGGAATTTTTGACTTCCTGCTGTAGCAGATCTTGCAAAGACCATGGCATTTTCCTCTCCAAGCTCTTCCTTAAGGGTTTCAAAGACGGTCTTATTGTAGAGGTAGGTATAAAAATTATGCATCTTTTCTGGATCAGATCCATCATAATAGACCACATCTGTAGGAATTCTCTCTCCAAAATCGGTTTTAAATACGTCAACTCCCATTTTTATTAACTTTTTTAGGTAATTTGAGTACCAGGCTCTTGCAGAGGGATTTGTAAAGTCTACGATTCCCATACCAGGTTGCCAGTCATCGGTTTGCCATATACTACCATCAGGCTTTTTCAAAAGATATCCCTTTTCTTTTCCTTCTTCAAAAAGTTTTGATCTTTGGGCAATATATGGATTTATCCATACACAGATTTTTAACCCCTTTTCCTTTAATCTTTTTAACATTTCTTCAGGATTAGGAAATACCCTATCATCCCATTCAAAGTTTACCCAATGATATTCCCTCATCCAGAAGCAATCAAAGTGGAATACATGAAGAGGAATATTTCTTTCTTTCATTCCTTCTATAAAGCTGGTCACTGTTTTTTCGTCATAATTGGTAATAAAAGAGGTGGTAAGCCAAAGACCAAAGGACCAAGAAGGAGGAAGATGGGGTCTTCCTGTAAGAAGGGTATAGTTTTCAAGAACCTCCTTTAAGTTTTCTCCTCCAATTAAAAAATAATTAATTCTTTCTCCAGGAACACTAAATTGTACTCTTTCTACATGTTCTGTAGCAATTTCAAAGGATACCTTCTCAGGATGATTTACAAAAACCCCATAATCTCTATTAGTTACATAAAAAGGAATGTTTTTATATGTCTGATCTGATACTGTGCCTGCGTCTGCATTCCACATCTCTACAGTTTGCCCATTTTTTATAAAAGGACCAAATCTTTCTCCTAGTCCATATACTAATTCTCCTACTCCAAGGTCTAAGCTTTCTATCGTGTAAGTTTTTTTGTTCTCATCTATAGCATATGCCATATGTTTGTGCCCCGAAGAAGTAAGTTTTTTGTCTTTCCAGTAAAAGGTATATTGAAAAGTGCCTTTTTTGTTTATCTTTACCTTTAGGTTTCCTGACTTTAGTATAAGAAAATCCTCCTCATCTAATATCTCAGGCTTATATTTCTTATCCCTATTTATCTCAAATTCTGGTCCTTTTTCTATCACTCCCTTAAAGTGGTATGAGATAACTTCTATGATATTGGGGAAAGGTGAGGAGAAATGAATCTCAAAAAGAGGACCATATAAAGTTTCACCACGGTTTTTAACAAAACTTGAAGGAGCATAAACTACTATTTCCTTTTCTTTAATTTCATAATCCCAAAGAATGCATGGATAATGAATTTTTATTCCCTCTCTTACTCTCCAATGTCCATCGGTAAATTTCATAATTTCCTCCTCCTATTCAAATCTAAACCAGTTTATTTTTAATCCTTTTTCTCCCCTTATGTATAGGTCATGAACACCCTCAATATTTTCATCCAAAAGATAAA from Dictyoglomus turgidum DSM 6724 includes:
- the yicI gene encoding alpha-xylosidase gives rise to the protein MKFTDGHWRVREGIKIHYPCILWDYEIKEKEIVVYAPSSFVKNRGETLYGPLFEIHFSSPFPNIIEVISYHFKGVIEKGPEFEINRDKKYKPEILDEEDFLILKSGNLKVKINKKGTFQYTFYWKDKKLTSSGHKHMAYAIDENKKTYTIESLDLGVGELVYGLGERFGPFIKNGQTVEMWNADAGTVSDQTYKNIPFYVTNRDYGVFVNHPEKVSFEIATEHVERVQFSVPGERINYFLIGGENLKEVLENYTLLTGRPHLPPSWSFGLWLTTSFITNYDEKTVTSFIEGMKERNIPLHVFHFDCFWMREYHWVNFEWDDRVFPNPEEMLKRLKEKGLKICVWINPYIAQRSKLFEEGKEKGYLLKKPDGSIWQTDDWQPGMGIVDFTNPSARAWYSNYLKKLIKMGVDVFKTDFGERIPTDVVYYDGSDPEKMHNFYTYLYNKTVFETLKEELGEENAMVFARSATAGSQKFPVHWGGDCLSTYESMAETLRGGLSLGLCGFGFWSHDIAGFDSSATPDLYKRWVAFGLLSSHSRLHGNHDYKVPWVYDEEAVDVLRFFVNLKCNLMPYLYAKAIEAVEKGIPMLRAMVLEFEEDPTCHFLDREYMLGDSLLVAPIFSETGEVEYYLPNVGVWTNLLTGEKKDGGKWYKEKFDYFSLPLMARPGSIIPMGENKEKPDYDYANNVILYVFEPQEGKKIYCEVYNQERKVDLKVNLIKEKNIIKINVEKDSEKPYSILLFNINEAKNITGGKIERTEKGIKIVPEKKIKEITIEL